From Arachis stenosperma cultivar V10309 chromosome 2, arast.V10309.gnm1.PFL2, whole genome shotgun sequence, one genomic window encodes:
- the LOC130962635 gene encoding uncharacterized protein LOC130962635 produces the protein MAKKNAQEAYQRVREAKAKSRARSGVVISPPPPPPPPKNTGTPTQPIVLSSSSLPRPPPSAQILSEPEKKKRKTSESGYSSFDGGVVIDGAIVDPPVPEVISESDLKTRGQRIIESPPRPTDASGSSSVPPPGPGGVPPGGVPPGGGDSSTPQKK, from the exons atggcaaaaaaGAATGCTCAGGAGGCCTACCAAAGGGTCCGGGAGGCTAAggcgaagtcccgggctaggtcCGGGGTAGTCATCTCTCCTCCCcctccacctcctcctcctaagAACACTGGCACTCCTACTCAACCTATTGTTCTTTCTTCCTCGAGCTTGCCCCGACCACCCCCCTCTGCCCAAATTCTCTCCGAAcccgagaagaagaagcgcaagacttcagagtctggctATTCTTCCTtcgatggtggg GTGGTTATTGACGGCGCCATCGTTGATCCTCCCGTCCCCGAGGTCATTTCCGAGTCAGACCTGAAGACTCGGGGACAGAGAATTATCGAGTCTCCTCCTCGTCCTACAGATGCCTCCGGTTCTTCTTCCGTTCCTCCTCCCGGTCCTGGTGGTGTCCCTCCTGGTGGTGTTCCTCCTGGTGGTGGCGATTCCTCTACTCCGCAGAAAAAATGA
- the LOC130960866 gene encoding autophagy-related protein 9-like, whose translation MFGRQRDASSFSIFKWKNKGKSSVTEGLLQDVPPEVELSDYRRLPSPGSESPSGLLNGESLNVEPIADLDLFFERLYSYYCEKGLWCIITKWIVELLSLGFTICFSGFFLLYVDWNGLRNAKCGMDAVESGMKPCDLSKEALNRHPLTPLTLTKVIIVGYLGIFSIYWIFCFLRFFAQLKDVLEIRQFYYDSLHVTDNEIQTMPWATIIEKVVLVQSSRQLCVVKDLSAHDMVMRLMRKENYLIGMLNKGVLAFPISQWVPGAGPKVKSDPNGTEHRLILTKTLEWTLNWCILQSMFDRNFYVRRDFVSNPRTLRKRLTVVGLAMLFLSPFLVIFMLVYLFLRHAEQFYNHPSTASSRRWSNLSRWIFREFNEVEHFFKHRINSSVVHASDYLKQFPTPIISIIAKFISFVSGGFAAILIIIAFLDESLLEGHIFGRNLFWYAAVFGTITAISRAAISNELLVLDPEGAMSMVVHHTHYMPKRWRGKESTEMVRIEFETLFQYTGMMLLEEMASIFLTPYLLLFVVPKRVDDILQFIQDFTVDVEGVGHVCSFSVFNFQEHGNSSYGSPYNAPRSRRSSQGKMEKSFLSFQSSYPSWEPNAEGKQVLLNLKTFREQKLHGHGHGQGHGYGDRDIYSPPRTWRCSPNLGSNGDRNRFVSRDMPFATGNHLGSLWLIESNPNNHPYLLDWYYASQPHGVTSRDIPDDPFEVTEHHPGNWMASNTTQNEPGYEHYLNDFCDDRATSHLGASTSAPIFKESLIEDRNANNLLPTTRSHWWARSRQGQGGQGQTSFFEPPDFNHQNAFNYHDRFSDRGSEGQDEEEQQNLHWRDYNHQLSRTALIDDLEAGAMNLHFDDIYSAPPENHTVNPNISRSF comes from the exons ATGTTTGGCAGACAAAGAGATGCAAGTTCTTTCAGTATCTTCAAATGGAAAAATAAAGGTAAATCATCAGTAACAGAAGGTTTACTTCAGGATGTTCCACCAGAGGTCGAATTGTCTGATTATAGAAGGTTACCGAGTCCAGGCAGTGAAAGCCCTTCAGGGCTTCTTAATGGCGAGAGCCTAAATGTTGAACCGATCGCTGATTTGGATCTCTTCTTTGAAAGGCTTTACAGCTACTACTGTGAAAAGGGGCTTTGGTGCATCATTACAAAGTGGATTGTTGAACTTCTTAGTCTAGGATTCACCATATGCTTTTCAGGATTCTTTTTGCTATATGTTGATTGGAATGGGCTCCGTAATGCGAAATGTGGGATGGATGCAGTTGAATCCGGAATGAAGCCCTGTGATCTTTCTAAAGAAGCTCTTAATAGACACCCTTTAACCCCGCTAACGCTGACGAAAGTTATCATTGTTGGATATCTAGgaatattttctatatattgGATATTCTGCTTCTTGAGGTTCTTTGCTCAACTAAAGGATGTTCTGGAAATCCGACAGTTTTACTATGATAG TCTTCATGTTACCGACAATGAAATTCAAACCATGCCATGGGCTACGATTATTGAAAAGGTTGTTCTGGTGCAAAGTTCACGACAGCTGTGTGTCGTAAAGGATCTTTCTGCTCATGACATGGTGATGAGGTTGATGCGGAAGGAGAACTACTTGATTGGAATGCTTAACAAGGGTGTGCTTGCTTTTCCAATCTCTCAATGGGTCCCCGGTGCTGGTCCTAAAGTGAAATCTGATCCAAATGGAACAGAGCATCGTCTAATACTAACCAAGACCCTAGAGTGGACTTTGAATTGGTGCATACTGCAAAGCATGTTTGATAG AAACTTTTATGTCCGAAGGGATTTTGTGTCGAATCCAAGGACATTAAGGAAGAGGCTTACGGTTGTGGGGCTTGCAATGCTTTTCCTTTCTCCATTTCTTGTCATATTCATGCTAGTATATCTCTTCCTAAGGCATGCTGAACAATTTTATAATCACCCAAGTACAGCTTCATCTCGAAGATGGTCAAATTTGTCAAGGTGGATCTTTAGGGAATTCAATGAG GTGGAACATTTCTTCAAGCATCGGATTAATAGCAGTGTAGTACATGCTTCCGATTATCTGAAGCAGTTTCCTACGCCTATCATATCCATCATTGCAAAATTCATCTCTTTTGTATCCGGTGGCTTTGCTGCAATCCTTATCATCATCGCTTTCCTGGATGAGTCTCTGCTCGAGGGTCAT ATATTTGGTCGGAACTTGTTTTGGTATGCTGCTGTTTTTGGAACTATAACTGCCATTAGCCGAGCTGCAATTTCGAATGAGCTTCTGGTCTTAGACCCCGAAGGAGCAATGTCTATGGTAGTTCATCATACACATTATATGCCAAAGAGATGGCGTGGCAAAGAAAGTACTGAAATGGTTCGAATTGAGTTCGAAACCTTATTCCAG TATACTGGGATGATGTTACTCGAGGAGATGGCTTCAATTTTCCTCACTCCATACTTACTTCTGTTCGTTGTTCCGAAG CGAGTTGATGATATATTGCAGTTCATTCAAGACTTCACTGTGGATGTTGAAGGTGTTGGTCATGTTTGCAG TTTCAGCGTCTTCAATTTTCAAGAGCATGGAAACAGTAGTTATGGTTCCCCTTACAATGCGCCTCGCAGCCGGAGGAGTTCTCAGGGCAAGATGGAGAAATCATTTTTGAG CTTTCAGAGTAGTTACCCTTCATGGGAACCAAATGCTGAAGGGAAGCAAGTCTTGCTAAATCTGAAAAccttcagagaacaaaagttaCATGGACATGGACACGGACAAGGACACGGATACGGAGACAGGGACATATATTCCCCTCCTAGAACATGGAGATGTAGCCCTAACCTTGGAAGCAATGGAGACAGAAACAGGTTTGTGTCCCGGGATATGCCGTTTGCAACCGGCAATCATTTAGGTTCGTTGTGGCTAATCGAGTCTAATCCAAACAACCATCCCTATCTTCTCGATTGGTACTATGCTTCTCAACCACATGGCGTAACATCGAGGGATATTCCGGACGATCCATTTGAAGTAACCGAGCATCATCCCGGAAATTGGATGGCTTCCAACACGACACAAAACGAACCTGGCTACGAACATTACTTGAATGACTTTTGTGACGATCGAGCCACTTCTCATCTCGGGGCTTCCACTTCAGCTCCCATCTTTAAGGAAAGCCTGATTGAGGATCGAAATGCGAACAATCTTCTGCCCACTACACGGAGCCATTGGTGGGCTAGAAGCCGTCAGGGGCAGGGCGGCCAGGGTCAAACAAGCTTCTTCGAGCCTCCGGATTTCAATCACCAAAATGCTTTTAATTACCATGACAGATTTTCTGATAGAGGGTCAGAGGGTCAAGATGAAGAAGAACAACAAAACTTGCACTGGAGAGATTATAATCACCAACTCTCAAGAACAGCACTCATAGATGACTTAGAAGCAGGAGCAATGAATCTTCATTTTGATGATATTTATAGCGCACCTCCAGAAAATCACACTGTAAATCCAAACATTTCTAGAAGCTTTTGA
- the LOC130960867 gene encoding protein KINESIN LIGHT CHAIN-RELATED 2 → MRKVSNSIAFFSLLTRRRSTSFSSSLVPKTRTSNSLFNDNQCTKPHQFLAEKNDFIAIPFRNTSTLVERTSQVPSRQRKSMEKSNLEEAFESADTSSEMVKIFNEMERVFEERELGLASLKIGLKLEQEGEDPEKALSFAHRALKALDSDDSDNKPKLTVAMALQLLGSVNFGLKRFADSLGYLNRANRVLGRLQVEGFASVDDVRPVLHAVQLELANVKNAMGRREEALENLRKCLEIKEETFEEDAVELGKANREMAEAYVAVLNFKEALQYCTKALEIHEKHLGRNSVEVARDRKLLGIIYSGLNEHEKALEQNVWAQRVLKNWNLNDDLLRAEIDAANMMIALGRYDEAVGALTNVVQQTDKDSETRALVLLSMAKALCNQEKFTDCKKCLEICLGILDKRERISPVEVAEAYSEISMLYETMNQFETAISLLKRALALLEKLPQEQHSEGSISARIGWLLLLTGKVEQAIPCLESAAERLKDSFGPKHFGVGYIYNNLGAAYLELDRPQSAAQMFAVAKDIMDVALGPHHVDAIEACQNLSKAYGEMGSYGIAIEFQQQVIDAWENHGASAEEELREAQRLLEQLKRKARGASVTESPTKALPLPYSPAASRSSQSGMPLQRSGKA, encoded by the exons ATGAGAAAGGTCTCGAATTCAATCGcgttcttctctcttctcactCGTCGCAGATCAacttccttctcttcttctctcgtTCCCAAAACACGCACTTCAAATTCACTCTTCAACGACAACCAATGCACGAAACCCCACCAATTTCTCGCCGAAAAAAACGATTTTATCGCCATCCCATTTCGAAACACCAGCACTCTCGTCGAGAGGACCTCTCAGGTGCCCTCAAGGCAGCGAAAAAGCATGGAAAAATCGAACCTTGAAGAGGCTTTTGAGTCAGCAGACACCTCATCGGAAATGGTGAAAATCTTCAACGAAATGGAACGTGTTTTTGAAGAGAGAGAGCTTGGTTTGGCTTCTTTGAAGATTGGTCTAAAACTTGAACAAGAAGGTGAGGACCCTGAAAAAGCTCTTTCTTTTGCTCATAGGGCATTAAAGGCTTTGGATAGTGATGATAGTGATAACAAACCTAAATTGACTGTTGCAATGGCATTGCAGTTGTTGGGGTCTGTTAATTTTGGATTGAAAAGGTTTGCTGATAGTTTAGGATACCTTAACAGGGCTAATAGGGTTTTGGGTAGGTTGCAAGTTGAGGGTTTTGCTAGCGTTGACGATGTTAGGCCGGTGCTTCATGCGGTTCAGCTCGAGCTGGCGAATGTTAAGAATGCCATGGGGAGGAGGGAGGAGGCACTTGAGAATCTTAGGAAGTGTTTGGAGATTAAGGAGGAGACTTTTGAGGAAGATGCAGTGGAATTGGGGAAGGCGAATCGTGAAATGGCGGAGGCTTATGTTGCGGTTTTGAACTTCAAGGAGGCACTGCAGTATTGTACGAAGGCGCTGGAGATACATGAGAAGCACTTGGGGAGGAATTCGGTTGAGGTTGCACGCGATAGGAAGCTTCTTGGGATTATTTATAGTGGGTTGAATGAGCACGAGAAGGCACTGGAGCAGAATGTCTGGGCGCAGAGGGTTTTGAAGAATTGGAACCTTAATGATGATTTGTTGCGCGCTGAGATTGATGCTGCGAATATGATGATTGCTTTGGGGAGGTATGATGAGGCCGTCGGTGCCTTGACGAATGTTGTGCAGCAGACGGACAAGGACAGTGAGACCAGAGCACTTGTGCTCTTGTCGATGGCAAAGGCGTTATGCAATCAGGAGAAGTTCACAGACTGCAAGAAATGTTTGGAGATTTGTCTTGGGATTCTTGACAAAAGAGAAAGGATATCTCCTGTGGAAGTTGCTGAGGCATACTCGGAGATATCAATGCTGTATGAAACCATGAACCAATTTGAAACAGCGATTTCCTTGCTGAAGAGGGCACTTGCTTTGCTCGAGAAGCTCCCGCAAGAGCAGCACTCTGAGGGAAGTATCTCCGCCAGAATAGGGTGGTTACTCTTGCTGACTGGTAAGGTGGAGCAGGCTATTCCTTGTTTGGAAAGTGCTGCCGAAAGATTGAAAGACAGCTTTGGTCCAAAGCATTTTGGAGTCGGTTATATTTACAACAATTTGGGAGCAGCATATTTAGAGTTGGATAGACCCCAGTCTGCTGCGCAGATGTTTGCAGTTGCGAAGGACATCATGGATGTAGCCCTCGGTCCGCACCATGTAGATGCAATTGAAGCATGCCAGAACCTCTCAAAGGCTTATGGTGAGATGGGAAG CTATGGCATTGCAATCGAATTTCAACAGCAAGTTATCGATGCGTGGGAAAACCACGGAGCAAGTGCAGAAGAAGAACTTCGGGAAGCCCAGCGGCTTCTTGAGCAACTAAAGAGAAAAGCGCGAGGCGCATCTGTCACCGAGTCTCCTACGAAGGCTTTGCCCTTACCTTATTCTCCGGCTGCTTCCAGGAGCTCCCAATCCGGAATGCCATTACAACGATCCGGGAAAGCATAG